The sequence below is a genomic window from Bacillales bacterium.
GATGGAATGTTGTTGAAGCGGCCGATTGTCACCGACGGAGAACAGGTCACTGTCGGTTTCAACGAGGATACGTTCCGCAATACGTGGAGTGCATAGATTTGCCATCCCGTTCGGAATATAATACGGTATACTTAAGATAATCTATGGAGGGATGACGATGAATATACCGAAAGAATTACGTTATTCAGAAGAACACGAATGGGTGAAAGTAGAAGGGGATCGAGTACGGATCGGCATTACGGATTTCGCCCAAGACGAACTTGGAGATATCGTTTTCGTCGAACTTCCCGAGGAAGGCGATGAAATCGAAGCGGATGAGCCTTTCGGCAGCGTAGAATCGGTCAAAACGGTATCGGAACTGTATGCACCGGTAAGCGGAAAGGTCGTCGAAGTCAATGAGGAACTCGATGACAGCCCGGAATACGTCAACGAATCTCCTTACGAAAAGGCATGGATGATCGTTGTCGAGCCTTCCGATAAGTCGGAAATCGACAAGTTGATGGATGCGGAAACTTATGAAAAGATGATTTCCGAAGATTAATTTTCGTTTCATAACGCTCGTTCAAAAACCACATACTATTCAATAACAATCGGCTGATGGTTTTGGATTGGAGAGCGAAACGATGAGACTTGAACTGGATAAACTGATTATCGTGGAAGGCAAGACCGATAAGGAGAAACTCTTGCCGCTTCTTAACGAACCTGTTCAAATTGTATGCACGCACGGGACCGTGGGAACCGAACAAATGGAGGAACTCATCGAATTGACGGAGCGCCAGGAAGAAGTGTTTATTCTCGTCGATGCCGATTCC
It includes:
- the gcvH gene encoding glycine cleavage system protein GcvH, which codes for MNIPKELRYSEEHEWVKVEGDRVRIGITDFAQDELGDIVFVELPEEGDEIEADEPFGSVESVKTVSELYAPVSGKVVEVNEELDDSPEYVNESPYEKAWMIVVEPSDKSEIDKLMDAETYEKMISED